Genomic window (Tripterygium wilfordii isolate XIE 37 chromosome 11, ASM1340144v1, whole genome shotgun sequence):
ATCTCTCCGACTTTCAAATTAgtgtttctttgttaattttgttATCGAAAAAGTTTGCTTACTGTTCATGGGGAAATTTGTCTAAGTACTCGCAATAATGCTCAATTATTGTTCTTGAGCAAGCTCATCCATTGTTCATGCCAAGCTCAAACTCaagttaaaaacatatatagctATTAGTTAAcagccatatatatatagtgatgaGAAAAACTATATCACTTTCCAAATAACTAAATGTTAGTCAACTAACTTACATGTGCAGACTTCAATAAATAATGATTGATCAACTTATAAggcataataataattatatatatatatataatatgtgtgtgtgagtgtgtatacgtatgtatatatatattattcccACTTGCTAGAAGTCTGAATTTGCATGTAGAATAAGAATTAAAATAGAGTAGATATAAAAAGATATTTCCACTTCCCATGTGTTAGCCAGTTGTCTACCAATTAATGGATTGGCTTGTAATGGGGGGAAGAATATCATATTTCTAAGCACTTTTTTCCCCCTTattatttagtttaattttttgaagcaagaaaagaaagtaagagaaataaaaataaagagttCCCATCCTAAGAAGGACTGTATTAGCACTTCTCCCTAAAAGATAACAAGTTCTATAAGAATAATCAATCTTTTATTCTTCTCCATCTATATATAATCTTTGCAAATAAGCAACTTCTCTTTATCACTCAATTAATGGAATCAAGGaaacaacctatatatatatatatatcattactTTTTTCCATGCACTcccatattttgtttttgttttttttttttctctcttaccAATCAAAACTCTACATATTGATCGcgtagaatatatataattcattatAAGTCTCTATCTTTTTTGAGTGTAGATTCTCCACCAGAAAGATTGGGATAGATGGCAATATAGGCAAGAAGGGACCCCTTAAAGcatatttgatatatatatatatatatatatatatttcaatgcATAGCATATACTATTGGTATAGTCTATGAAATGTTATCCAATTAGTCAATTTGACTAGTTCTTCAAAAGAATGAAAAGCTTTACCATGCATGTAGAACATGGCCACTAAAAAATTGTGTTAAATCATTTTCATGTACAAAATATTACACAAGATATATAGCTAaatagaatttattttttttggatcttATGCATTACTTGTAGTACTTAAATTGATATTGACACAATAAAGAATAGGCTGCTTTACATATTAAACTTCCTTAAGTGCTAAGGGGTGGGTGTggtatatatatctttttgacTATAAATTGGATTGGAGATTTTCAACTTTAATTTTTTCCAAAAGTGCACATAGCTTTAGAAAAAGTTGAGAAGAAATATGTAAAGGGAGCACCTGAGAAGAACAATCtatattgcttcttttttttcttttctttctgagAGATTATATTTGGTGCATGTACATGTGTGTTGTTTGTGTTGGTATGGTCATCATAATAAAGAAAGTAGGAGCATAAACTAGTGCTTCTTTGCTtttctcaaaattttctttttgaaaacaaaaaagaaatgcgAATACTGTGTGGCTGGATTATATTTGTGTGTGTCACTTAGAGTGATGGCTATTCTTATATGTCTTTGTTCCAATAACTAGTCACTTGCTTTCTTCCTTGGAACCATATCTTCcactttttaattaatttgtttaactattttttttaaataatcacGGTGGTAGGGGAAGAGTTGTGAAACAACGATTGAGATCAGAGAACTAATTTGATTTTATGTCGGGACGATCCATAATAGATGCAATATTTCTATTATGAggatttgcaaaaaaaaaaagtagacaaAAGGAAAAGTACTACATGTATATGGTATTTATAGATTTTGAGAAGATATATGAAAGAGTGCCTTGGAAAGTAATGTGGTGGATTTTAGAGAAGAGTGGAGCCTCGAATAGTTATATTACTTTAATCAATGATACGTATGAAGGAGTTGTAACTATTGTTAGGACTAATGGAATTATACGGGAGTTTTTAATCACAATAGGTTTGCATATGGGAGTTATATTGTTCCTATTTATCATTGTGATGGATGAACTCACATGACATATCCAACGTGAGGTACCTCGGGATATGTTATTTGCGGATGATATAATTCTAGTAGATGAGACAATATTGAGAGttaaataaaaactcaagataTGGAGGCAAATCTtagagtttaaaggatttaaATTAAGTATGATTAAAACATAATATACGAAATGTAAATTTAGTAAAAGTGATGTAAATTCATGTGACAAACCCTTCGTCCCACATCGCTTAAGTGAGGGCTTGTGAAGTGTTTTATATGGGCAAGCCCTTCCTTAACTAGCATGACACGTTTTAAAGTGGTTCTTAGGCTGAGATGACCCAGAGCCTACAATATCATACTGGTGAGCTGGGTTTCCATAATTTGGTATCGGAGTAGGCACAAGCCCACTCATGCGTGATGTGTGCTTGTGAAGAGGGAGGGAATTGATGTGAATTCATGTGACAAATTCTtcgtcccacatcgcttggaTGAGGGCTTGTGAAGTGCTTTTATATGGGCAAGTCTTTCCTTAATTAGTATGACGCAAGTTAAAGTGGTTCTTGGGCTGAGATGGCTCAGGGTCTACAATATCATACCGGTGGCAAGGTTTTCCATCAAAAAGCATGCAAAGAGACAAACAGACGGTTGCATGCAAAGAGACAAACAAACGGTTGAATTAGATGGGAGAGAAGTaacaaaaaataagatttttgaatatcTTAGGTCGATTTTCCAAGATGACAGAGACATTAGTGAAGATGTAGTTGATAGGATTAGAAAGGGAGGATGAAGGGGAGTTGTGTATTTGTGTGTTTCAGATATACGACATGCAATGATGTATGATTTTGAGTGTTGAGCTATTAAGAGAGAAGTGTTGGGCTATTAAGAGATAACATATTcaaaaagaataatgcttgataccccaaaaaagtgacccccaaaaaacccacatttaatgtgaagtgttggatgtgaagtgggttctacatgtgtgtttttaatccatggttattttaatgccacatagatttgggggacttttgggggtgatattttgggaGTCTCTAGCATTATCCATTCAAAAAATGTATGTAGCGTAGAAATGTGAATGTTTTGTTGGATGTGTGGCCACATGAGAAAATAttggataagaaatgagattgttAGATCTAATGTAGAAGTAGTaccaattgaagataaattGCAAGAAAACCATTTAAAATGGTATGAGCATGTTCAATTAGAGATGTTGATGCGACAATGAGGAGAAtaaagagaatttgtataggagagagatgaaaaaaaatgacttgaaatagtaaaaaatgatatgatatATATTCAATAGGAATTGAAGAAAGTATAATCGTAGATGAAATAAATGACGGAAACGAATATACTTAGTGGATTCATGTTGATTTCCTCATAAATTCATGTATCCGACCCCgtatttttgggataaaaactCGGACGACTATGACATTGTGGGGGAAGGATAGGCTAATGACTTGATGTGGGCTTCATTTGGTAGACAATTATGTTAGTAGCATATATACTGGTTAAAAattgtagcatatatatatgctgtCTAAAATGCTAGCAGTGTTTTATCCAATTTTAGCTAATAGTATATATGTTGTGGCAAATTATGTGCAGGGGTATTATCTTAAGTTGAAGAATTTTTAAAGAATCTTTatttaaagaataattaaaataattatataataaaatgtTAGCTAATAATTCTATAATGAATATCTAAagaatttttaataaattaaataaatttatttttaaataatatatatttgattattgCTAGATAATTTACACATGGTTTGTTCCCATGCACGTAGTCAGGATAAAATGATCCCTTTCAGaactattttgcttttggccATAAAATTGTTCATAAATTGTCAGATTTTCGTGCAGAAATAGGGTTGTCTGATGCATCAGACCAGTAGCTTATATGCTATCTCGTGCGTAAGTATGGTCAAGTTGAAGCCCGAAAAGTTGGTGAAGAAAAGCTCACAAGTCTTGGCGGTTTTGAGGGATTTGCATAAAAACTAGGGATCATTAAGCCCAAAAGAAAATGAACTGATAAGTGAAAGGAAGCTGGGCTGCAAGCCGGGcctagaacataacttggcggcCCAACACTTCCTAACTATGCATTTTTCTGGCCCATCAGTGATTAACTATTCCAAGGTTCAGCTAATCGTATGAAAATTGTTTTAAGAACTATATCGTGTAATTGTTGCTATTTTAACATGCtcattaatttaatttcaaaGGTAACTCTTCACTATCTTGCCTTCTCTATGCTTAATTTTCTAACAAAATGCCATATTTCATACTAGAGTAAATGAGTCTggtgttactgttttaaaagaTTGACATTATataaacagtaacattataacTGCATCATATCATGTGTGTATAatgttaataattttatttttattgatattgtGTGACACATGTAAATGTTAGtctaatgttattgtttcaaaacAAGAACATTATAACAGTTTAGAAAAAGGTCTCAAATCGCTAAAATAAAGATCTAATGAAGTAATGAACAAGTTATAAGCGCATATATGGTTTCCTTAACTTAGTAAGACGTGTTTTAAAGTCGTGAGCTCTGAAAGGCCCTGGAAGTCCTGCGATGGGTTGAGCTTATACTTGATATTGGAAAAACGGATAATATCTTACAAGGATAGTCAAGTTCGGGTTAGGGAGTTCACTAGTGGATCCCAAGTAGTGGTATCGGAATGACGTTGTTTGGTTGTATGTCATTGTATGTGGGaataatgctaatatttttctttctttttttttattttgacattGTGTGATACAAATTAGAGAGGGGAATTaagaacaacaaaataaaaagaaagtgatatgtttcaaaatatttttcaatttttggatCCGGAGGTTCCATAATTCATTTAGAATATGAGAGTTTacaatttttatcaaataattCGGAAGTGTCCCACCACATTTTTATCCGCCATTaaatgtaaattgtactataaCGAATTGTAGAGTCCCCATTCCAAAAAATTTTGTGCGAGTTTGATAATCTCTTACAGTATCTCCAGACAATCCCATGAAATTTGGTCCATAGGTAGTTACAAAAACACCCTTGAATACTCATAAATGGAGTCTTGTATATGACTCTTCAATTAAATAGGCGGATTTTGGGTTATTGTTCCGTGTTAGGTGCATGCACGTACGTAAATCATTCATGCAAATGCCATGACCTCTTAAACCATATGCACATACACGTACCAACAGAAACACTACTACTGACTTAATTAATTCCCTTAAACGTCAACTCCAAGTCTAAATCATACTATAATGTGTTGACTTTGATTTTGAGAGAAATTGAAAAGGGATTCAGGGAATAATCAATCCTGATTAACTAATAAcaccaaacaaattaattaattaattaaattcttTCGTTGCAGTTAAAACCCAGAAGTCATAGGGATCTCAATAAAaagtatctcagttatcccaataaTAAGTGTGTCACTCTCTAGTTCAATCATCAGGTTTTGCGgatccctacacttacatcagtAAGAGACAAGATTCACTATTGGGATTACTGAGATGcttttttactgggatccctaacatttttgaaacatctttgAATCCCACAAGATTGATTTAATTTCATAATCTAATTAATTCTATCCTTTCCAATCAAAATCACTGACACGGcattggctatatatatatatacagacacGGAATCTGCTAAATAACAACCTGAACGGCCCGTACGCCGCGTCTCACTACGTCCAGCGCACaacagcaccaccaccaccaccactagtACTACtacctagagagagaaagagagatagagagagaaagagagaagagagaatctTGGTGGTCAAGTAAGTAAGCAACGCATGAAGAGGTAGAGTTGCAATACAAatgtttttgaagaaaaaagaaaaaaaaaactctacgCATTATATATAACCGCCTCACTCTCCTTCTGtaaaaaaatctctctctctttcttacaaacctctctctcactctttcTTTCTCTGAAACCAAACTCTGTTAGCTAGCTAGTCACAAGTTTCTCGAGATGGTGAGTGCATCAACAGCTCGCAACATCGTCGGCATCAtaggttttttttctttaatcccTAGCTACTACACTACTACCAGCAGTTTCTACATACATGTGATTTTTTTATGTATAAGTGATATGTGATGGATCGATATTGATTTCGTAGTGTCGACCTAGCTAGATTGTACAGTAGAACTGTTCATGAATTTGATTAATCGATTGTTAATTTTCTATCACGCTTTGTGTTTCGATGTTTGATTTGTTAGATTAGTTAGCAGTCTGTACTGGTACTGTTTAATGTTCGTTCGTATATGAGATTTAGTCGCCTTTTGAAGTTTGTTCTTACTAAGATTGAAATATGATAACACAGATTGATGAATATTGAgtgattaatttttgttttacgTGTTCAGAGTTGTGTTTTctgttgaatctgatttcaaAAGTGGCTTTTCTTTTTCAGATCTATTTACTGctattgatttttcttctttttggagcatatttccttttcctgcatactatatatatatatatatgagtgtaTTCGATGTGTAGCACTGTAGCTGATaaggattgattttttttaatttttaattttatatatatatgtagttacATACTTACATGCTCTGTTTATGCTTTGGTGTTTCTGCAGGGAATGTCATCTCCTTTGGCTTGTTCCTGTCACCGGTGTAATCTCTCTTTCACTCTAGCTTCTATAAGTTCATACGTAAACACATTACTAATTGCTTGTAGCATAATGTTTCTGTATTtatgatacatacatacacacactcacactcatGCCTTCAATCAAATGTACAAGATTGTCAAATAAGCCATATGATCAAActtttttcattatttgttttttcttgataCTTAGTAATTAAGATTGTGTAATGTTACAGTCCAACATTCTACAACATATTTAAGAATAAGAATGTGGAGGAGTTCCAGCCATACCCCTACATAGCAACAGTGATGAATTGTTTGTCTTGGGTCTTCTATGGTATGCCTTTTGTGACACCAGACAGTGTTCTGGTTGTTACCATCAATGGAATTGGACTGGTGATTGAGTTGATTTATCTCTCCATATTCGTCATATATGACAAAGAGAACAAAGGAAGGGTAATGCTTCACTAAACCTTTTCTTGTTCATGCGTGTATAGATTTCTCCTATTTAGATATatattagttttaattttgtttcatggtCTTTGGTAATTCCAGAAAAAGGTTGGTCTTGGACTTTTGCTAGAAGTGATCTTCTTGGTTATCATGGTTGTGATTACAATGGTTGCTTTCCATGGTCATGGTAGAAACATATTTGTTGGAGTTATTTGTGATGTCTTCAACATTATGATGTACACTTCACCTCTTCTCATTGCGGTATGTCTCTCTATAGCTCTTGATTCTAATCCACTTTATATTTACCACTTATTTAATTTGCTTTAGTATCTAACATCTGATTTTATCAACTTTTCTGGTGTTAATTTTTACAGATTAAGGTTGTGAAAACAAAGAGTGTGAAATACATGCCATTCTACCTCTCATTGGCTAACTTCGCTAATGGATCCATTTGGACTGCATATGCCCTCATCAAGTTGGACCCTTTCCTCTTGGTACAAAACTCCAAACAAAATTTggaactaaaccctaaacccttaacttTTCATTATCTATTGAATTATGAAACTGACCCAActctctgtatttttttttggcaattgGCAGACTAGTAATGGAGTTGGATCAATTTCTGGTCTCCTGCAGCTTATACTATACGCATGCTACTACAGgtctacacctaaagatgaagAAGTTGATGTAGTAAAGCCATCTCAAGTCCAACTTTCTGGTGCAGCACGCGTGTGATACTCCTcaccaacccaacccaacccaacccaacccaagcaaaatttattttgtgCTGAGACTTTAATTTTCCGGCCGTAGCTAGCTTCTGTTCATTTGTTTATAGTATTATATTCTATTGGGAGTTTTTCAATGCCTTGATTTTGGCTGGGCTAGCTTAGCTAGCGATACTTGCACTTTGTTTACAAGGAGTAGCTACAGTTTCAATTAGGAATTTCCGTGTGCTAAATGGCACGTCCACGATAAATTGTTGGTATCATTCAAAAAGTTTAACAAGAAAGAAGTAGTTTGTTACAACATTGCTCCCTCAcctatttttcttttgacatGGGGTTACCGGAGACATTTTGATCTTAATCGCCGACTTGTCTTTGAGTCTTGCTCCTTCTTTAATCCAGGAGATGGCTCCAAATAAACAGGTACGGAAGCTATAATTGTAAACCACAATCAAATCTATGGAAGCATTGGTTTATACATTCCTCTTAGTCTCGACTCTAGGTATAATTTTTTTCGCTATCTTTTTTCGAGAACCACCAAAGGTTTTTGACAGTGGATTTCATACATATCAATCCAATGAATTTTGTTATGATAGACGTCGATTCAATTAGAGTCTGTCTTGAGTCCATTCATTGGATTGATACATGTACCTACTAATTCAACATAGATTGAAGCTATTTTATTGAATAGTTGATCAAGAGATTCGATCAACAAAATTCGCTTTTAAAAATCTTGTGGCCACACATAGGAATTTGAGTATTTGACCTAAAATTAGAGAATGAGAGAAGAGGCATCTTAAAATTAACATAAGAGccaattgaaaaatcaaaatgatatatgtccataattttctcatccataaacttacataatctaagtggcaagaaaaaaaaggcatgtcacatgtttatgtaagtttatgaatgtttattttatgaatgTGTAGTGCTTCTGATTGAAAAACGCTAGATAATTGT
Coding sequences:
- the LOC120008393 gene encoding bidirectional sugar transporter SWEET4-like produces the protein MVSASTARNIVGIIGNVISFGLFLSPVPTFYNIFKNKNVEEFQPYPYIATVMNCLSWVFYGMPFVTPDSVLVVTINGIGLVIELIYLSIFVIYDKENKGRKKVGLGLLLEVIFLVIMVVITMVAFHGHGRNIFVGVICDVFNIMMYTSPLLIAIKVVKTKSVKYMPFYLSLANFANGSIWTAYALIKLDPFLLTSNGVGSISGLLQLILYACYYRSTPKDEEVDVVKPSQVQLSGAARV